The DNA window CGCTCCGCTCGTTAACGAACATCCGAAGATAACTCTTGGTGCGGTAGCACCCCAGTCGTTTCAAAAGCTAATGACCATTGCTGGGCAAAACGAGTAATCGCTTCATCGTCAAATGGTGCGGCCGTTAACGTAGTGAAATTCCCTGGAAGCAACCCAGAGGAATATCCAGCAATCCGACTCGTAACTACGATACGAGCAGTAGGATATTCACGCGAAAACGCAGCAATGGCAGAAGCGACCGCGGCGCGTTCATGCGCCGTGAGCATTTCATCTAAGCCATCAAGCAATAGAAGTGCACGTCCTCTCGCCAAAGCGTCACTAAACAACGGAGAAAAGTCCGGTAGTCCTTGTTCGATGAAGTATTGTGGTAAGAAGCCCGTCAGCGTTAACTCTGGTTGGGTCGTCCGCGCTTCACTAAAGGCCGATAGCGGCACTAATATCGGCACCCGATCTTCCTCCATCCCAAACTGCCGCTGCACTTGCTGTGCACCTTGCGCAAAGGTCACGGCCAGAATCGGTGTCATAGTTTCATCCTTAAAAGTGCTTCGTACTCACCAGCAGTATAAAGAGAAGGAAGGAAACCCTAAAGCCTGCCACCTGTAGTCTTGAACTTTCTCCTCTGTGTATCAGCTTACATGCTTTCTTCTGCTAGTGAGAGGACTTGCTTGTCCTCTTCATGCTTCTTCTGTACCATTCGCTCCATGTCGTCCGGCTTTAATAATCCGTTTCGGGATCTGAAAAAGACGGTCAAGATTCCCGAAAAGCCGCTCGTGCCGAAAAAACCTGAACCGCCTCCGGTCCAACTGCAAGAAACCAGTGAGAGCGACGAAGAGGTTTTCTCGCGTCATATGCAAGATGTGACGCCGTTAAAAACCGATGGGCGGGTCCGGGTAAATGTGACTCCTCCTCCCATCCCACTGCGTGCGCAGACCGAAGAGAATGAAGCGCTGGCTGAGTTATATGACCTGGTCGCGGGGCGTACGGGTTTCGACATCACTGATACCGATGAATATGTCGAAGGCTGTGTCAGTGGGCTCGATATTCGGCTCGTGCGTAAACTCCGCGGTGGAGAGTTTTCCCGCCAAGCTGC is part of the Deltaproteobacteria bacterium genome and encodes:
- a CDS encoding DNA mismatch repair protein MutS; its protein translation is MSSGFNNPFRDLKKTVKIPEKPLVPKKPEPPPVQLQETSESDEEVFSRHMQDVTPLKTDGRVRVNVTPPPIPLRAQTEENEALAELYDLVAGRTGFDITDTDEYVEGCVSGLDIRLVRKLRGGEFSRQAALDLHGMTSDAAQVEVEQFVLKSVNAGLRCVLVVHGRGRNSPGQFPVLKDRLKQWLTRGKLGRLVLAFSTARPHDGGPGAVYVLLRRERGRKQPVIVLDGAKR